The following proteins come from a genomic window of Streptomyces liliiviolaceus:
- a CDS encoding helix-turn-helix domain-containing protein has translation MANRHKPTHPHAVTELCEEGGRLYANALRTGRIAREEVESAPCLMEFDLLHPDPDDASWLRPVPPTVALAQRLNPIEREITAHRRMSIELTDAFEPFMTLSAQATAPTHSITVLEGSDRINAALNLATAQCQTEVLTIQPSNRISERNLMHGLERDRPLTERGVRIRTLYQHTARYSQEKLAYVDQLSNGKVEYRTIDELVERLIICDETVAFIPTRDDQQVALELRHPGLVRYLIKVFEFVWGRAVPLSAGAPYETASDGITNIQHSIAKLLVEGHVDEAIARRLGMNVRTCRAHIAKLATALGSGSRAQLGYLIAESGILKQDAAE, from the coding sequence ATGGCGAACAGGCATAAACCGACACATCCTCACGCGGTGACCGAGCTGTGCGAGGAAGGCGGCCGTCTCTATGCGAATGCACTCCGCACGGGACGTATCGCCCGTGAGGAAGTCGAGTCCGCTCCCTGCTTGATGGAGTTCGACCTTCTTCACCCCGATCCGGACGACGCGAGCTGGTTGCGCCCGGTACCTCCGACGGTCGCCCTGGCCCAGCGACTCAACCCCATAGAGCGCGAAATCACGGCGCACCGGCGGATGTCGATCGAACTGACCGATGCTTTCGAGCCGTTCATGACGCTCAGCGCCCAGGCGACGGCGCCCACCCACTCCATCACGGTGCTGGAGGGCAGCGACCGGATCAACGCTGCACTCAACCTGGCCACGGCCCAGTGCCAGACCGAGGTCCTCACCATCCAGCCGAGCAACCGCATCTCCGAACGCAACCTCATGCACGGGCTGGAACGCGACAGACCGCTGACCGAACGGGGTGTCCGGATCAGGACCCTGTACCAGCACACGGCGCGCTACAGCCAGGAGAAGCTGGCCTACGTGGACCAGCTCTCCAACGGCAAGGTCGAGTACCGCACCATCGACGAGCTGGTGGAACGTCTCATCATCTGCGACGAGACGGTCGCGTTCATCCCCACGCGCGACGACCAGCAGGTCGCCCTGGAGCTGCGCCACCCGGGCCTCGTGCGCTACCTGATCAAGGTCTTCGAGTTCGTCTGGGGCCGGGCCGTCCCGCTGAGCGCCGGCGCCCCGTACGAGACCGCTTCCGACGGCATCACGAACATCCAGCACTCGATCGCCAAACTCCTGGTGGAGGGCCATGTCGACGAGGCGATAGCCCGTCGGCTCGGCATGAACGTACGAACGTGCCGCGCGCACATAGCGAAGCTGGCCACGGCCCTGGGCAGCGGCAGCCGGGCACAACTCGGCTACCTCATCGCCGAGTCGGGGATCCTGAAGCAGGACGCCGCGGAGTGA
- a CDS encoding helix-turn-helix transcriptional regulator, with translation MAGHTTEAHPHGADRLCDAGDRVYSRAVRRGRVSRKDAESVPCLVELALLHPDPDDMGWLVPTSPQEVMTRLLREMHEHVVATQSRMGEAVSAFEWYAALGGDARASAGGVAIRVLDGLPRIRAAMDEATEACTSEVLAVQPGGIRREDELSEGLHRALALRRRGVRMRDLYTHVARHGQGLRNYMELMEEAAEARTLDEVTERLIVFDRTVAFIPASPDRTMALELRHPALVGYLVTVFERLWRLAIPLTAPLPDTGIEGITHRERSIAALLAEGHQDAVVAERLGISVRTCRAHIARLSETLGAASRTQLGVRIAQAGLDGPPRAAELQPLTVPDRPGSPSDR, from the coding sequence ATGGCCGGGCACACGACGGAAGCGCATCCACACGGTGCTGACCGCCTGTGCGATGCCGGAGACCGGGTCTACTCCCGTGCGGTGCGGCGCGGCCGGGTGTCCCGGAAGGACGCCGAGTCGGTGCCCTGCCTGGTCGAACTGGCCCTGCTGCACCCCGACCCCGACGACATGGGCTGGCTGGTTCCGACCTCGCCGCAGGAGGTCATGACGCGGCTGCTGCGGGAGATGCACGAGCACGTCGTCGCGACTCAGTCGCGCATGGGCGAGGCGGTGTCCGCCTTCGAGTGGTACGCGGCCCTCGGCGGCGACGCCCGCGCGTCCGCCGGGGGAGTGGCGATCCGGGTGCTCGACGGGCTGCCCCGCATCCGGGCCGCCATGGACGAGGCGACCGAGGCGTGCACCTCCGAGGTGCTGGCCGTCCAGCCGGGCGGCATCCGCCGCGAGGACGAACTCTCCGAGGGGCTGCACCGGGCGCTCGCGCTGCGCCGCCGCGGGGTGCGCATGCGCGACCTGTACACGCACGTGGCCCGGCACGGCCAGGGCCTGCGGAACTACATGGAGCTGATGGAGGAGGCGGCGGAGGCCCGCACGCTCGACGAGGTCACCGAGCGGCTCATCGTCTTCGACCGCACGGTCGCGTTCATCCCCGCGAGCCCCGACCGCACCATGGCCCTGGAACTGCGCCACCCGGCGCTGGTGGGCTACCTGGTCACCGTCTTCGAACGGCTCTGGCGGCTGGCGATCCCCCTCACCGCGCCCCTCCCGGACACCGGCATCGAGGGCATCACCCACCGCGAACGCTCCATCGCGGCGCTGCTCGCCGAGGGCCACCAGGACGCGGTGGTCGCGGAGCGCCTCGGCATCAGCGTCCGTACGTGCCGGGCGCACATCGCCCGGCTCTCGGAGACGCTGGGGGCCGCCAGCCGTACGCAGTTGGGGGTGCGGATAGCCCAGGCCGGCCTGGACGGCCCGCCGCGCGCCGCGGAACTCCAGCCGCTCACCGTTCCCGATCGTCCAGGATCCCCGAGCGACCGATGA
- a CDS encoding helix-turn-helix transcriptional regulator, which produces MTAPHLAHSVEELCAAGSQLYERALREGRVPSGEAEGVPCLVDFGLLQPALEDPVLLEPVAPVVVLHRLLRGSGERIADERRREARLAAAFEPLMRVDGRAAGADMPMISVLSGSKRINQAITEAMALASGELLTVQPHTHTGERRYQAEAIAMDRDQALLDRGARIRTLYQHTVRHSPTVLARYEQLKGDVEARSLDELTDRLIVTDRTVAFIPADKDGSLALEVRHPALVGYFVTTFDRLWRLATPMYPEAVRRPSLKGVTPRQRAIATLLVEGHTDAAVAERLGLNVRTARAHIAKLAETLGSESRAQLGYLIGRSGILDDRER; this is translated from the coding sequence GTGACGGCTCCGCACCTCGCACACAGTGTGGAGGAACTGTGCGCGGCCGGCTCGCAGTTGTACGAACGGGCCCTGCGTGAGGGGCGCGTGCCCAGCGGGGAGGCCGAAGGTGTGCCCTGTCTCGTCGACTTCGGGCTGCTGCAGCCGGCTCTTGAGGATCCGGTCCTGCTGGAACCCGTCGCGCCGGTCGTCGTCCTCCACCGGCTGCTGCGCGGATCCGGGGAACGCATAGCCGACGAGCGACGGCGCGAGGCCCGGCTGGCCGCGGCGTTCGAGCCGCTGATGCGGGTCGACGGCCGGGCGGCGGGCGCGGACATGCCGATGATCAGCGTCCTCAGCGGTTCGAAGCGGATCAACCAGGCCATCACCGAGGCCATGGCCCTCGCGTCGGGCGAACTCCTCACCGTCCAGCCCCACACCCACACCGGCGAGCGCCGCTACCAGGCCGAGGCCATCGCCATGGACCGTGACCAGGCCCTGCTGGACCGCGGCGCCCGCATCCGGACCCTGTACCAGCACACCGTGCGCCACTCGCCCACCGTTCTCGCCCGGTACGAGCAGTTGAAGGGCGACGTCGAGGCCCGCTCCCTCGACGAACTCACGGACCGGCTCATCGTCACCGACCGCACCGTCGCCTTCATCCCCGCGGACAAGGACGGCAGCCTCGCCCTGGAAGTCCGCCACCCGGCGCTGGTGGGCTACTTCGTCACCACCTTCGACCGTCTCTGGCGCCTGGCCACGCCCATGTACCCCGAAGCCGTCCGGCGGCCCTCGCTCAAAGGCGTCACCCCACGTCAGCGGGCCATCGCCACCCTCCTCGTCGAGGGGCACACCGACGCGGCCGTCGCCGAACGGCTCGGCCTGAACGTACGCACCGCCAGGGCGCACATCGCCAAACTCGCCGAAACCCTGGGCAGCGAGAGCCGCGCCCAGCTCGGCTATCTCATCGGTCGCTCGGGGATCCTGGACGATCGGGAACGGTGA
- a CDS encoding substrate-binding domain-containing protein, with protein sequence MTVCSMTLTLAACGSGDDGAEASPTKGDDITVGLLLPEKANSRYEKFDYPIIKKKVGTLTDGKGKVVYANAEQDASEQSRQLQKMVDDKVDVLMVDAVDSNAIAAGVRKAKKAGIPVIAYDRLAEGPIDAYISFDNEEVGQVQGRALADRLDGDKTQKIVMMNGAVTDPNAAQFKSAALSELRNKVTIAKTYDTKDWKPANARANMMAAISSIGIDNIAGVYSANDGMAGGIISALKAAGATKLPPITGQDAELDAVQRVLAGEQFMSVYKPYPEEAEAAAEIAVARVRGYGIEFDSLTPDRVSSPTDKSIPASLVQVTSLTRNTIESTVVEDGIYSVEEICTAKYRAACEELGIK encoded by the coding sequence ATGACCGTCTGCTCCATGACCCTGACCCTCGCCGCGTGCGGGAGCGGTGACGACGGAGCCGAAGCGAGCCCCACCAAGGGCGACGACATCACGGTGGGCCTGCTGCTGCCGGAGAAGGCGAACTCCCGTTACGAGAAGTTCGACTACCCCATCATCAAGAAGAAGGTCGGCACGCTCACGGACGGCAAGGGGAAGGTCGTCTACGCGAATGCCGAGCAGGACGCCTCCGAACAGAGCCGGCAACTGCAGAAAATGGTGGACGACAAGGTCGACGTGCTGATGGTGGACGCCGTGGACTCCAATGCGATCGCCGCCGGTGTGAGAAAGGCCAAGAAAGCCGGAATTCCCGTCATCGCGTACGACCGGCTGGCCGAGGGCCCGATCGACGCGTACATCTCGTTCGACAACGAGGAGGTCGGGCAGGTGCAGGGCCGGGCGCTCGCCGACCGGCTGGACGGCGACAAGACCCAGAAGATCGTCATGATGAACGGCGCGGTGACGGACCCGAACGCCGCCCAGTTCAAGTCGGCCGCCCTCAGCGAGCTGAGGAACAAGGTCACCATCGCCAAGACGTACGACACGAAGGACTGGAAGCCGGCCAACGCGCGCGCCAACATGATGGCGGCCATCTCGTCCATCGGCATCGACAACATCGCCGGGGTGTACTCCGCCAACGACGGCATGGCGGGCGGCATCATCTCCGCGCTCAAGGCCGCGGGCGCCACCAAGCTGCCGCCCATCACCGGCCAGGACGCCGAACTGGACGCGGTGCAGCGCGTCCTCGCCGGCGAGCAGTTCATGAGCGTCTACAAGCCGTACCCCGAGGAGGCGGAGGCCGCCGCCGAGATCGCCGTGGCCCGTGTCCGCGGCTACGGCATCGAGTTCGACTCGCTCACCCCCGACCGGGTCTCCAGCCCCACCGACAAGAGCATCCCCGCCAGCCTCGTCCAGGTCACTTCCCTGACCCGCAACACCATCGAGTCGACGGTCGTCGAGGACGGCATCTACTCGGTGGAGGAGATCTGCACGGCGAAGTACCGCGCGGCGTGCGAGGAACTCGGCATCAAGTAG
- a CDS encoding Rieske (2Fe-2S) protein, translating into MSTPPDDRSFRREMATAYRSGWHFIDLATAIPHSGDSLMVTVFGEPVVVTRDDEDDVRAYRCLRRPRGAPQPVRCAIRYGMIFVNLDQRDHRLDEPEAPDVRTIAATPRSA; encoded by the coding sequence ATGAGCACTCCTCCCGATGACCGGTCATTCCGCAGAGAAATGGCCACGGCCTACCGCTCCGGCTGGCACTTCATCGACCTGGCCACCGCCATCCCCCACAGCGGTGACTCGTTGATGGTGACCGTCTTCGGAGAGCCGGTCGTGGTGACCCGGGACGACGAGGACGACGTACGGGCGTACCGGTGTCTGCGGCGGCCTCGGGGGGCGCCGCAGCCGGTCCGGTGTGCCATTCGGTACGGAATGATCTTTGTGAACCTCGATCAGCGCGACCATCGGCTGGACGAGCCGGAGGCCCCGGACGTACGAACCATCGCAGCCACCCCCCGCAGTGCCTGA
- a CDS encoding YbjN domain-containing protein has translation MSIDPSSIPNFGGQPEPNPGGPAGPVVPDQDLVKQLLDQMELKYVVDDEGDLAAPWEQFRTYFMFRGEDDQQVFSVRTFYDRPHQIDEKHQLLESIDDWNRRTLWPKVYSHTHDDGTVRLIGEAQMLIGTGVSLEHFVSSTVSWVRAAIEFDKWLVEQLGLEQEIDDAEKPQEDE, from the coding sequence GTGAGCATCGACCCGTCCTCGATTCCGAACTTCGGGGGCCAGCCAGAGCCGAACCCCGGCGGACCGGCGGGCCCCGTCGTCCCGGATCAGGACCTTGTGAAGCAGCTCCTGGACCAGATGGAGCTGAAGTATGTCGTCGACGACGAGGGAGACCTCGCGGCGCCGTGGGAGCAGTTCCGTACGTACTTCATGTTCCGCGGTGAGGACGACCAGCAGGTCTTCTCGGTGCGGACGTTCTACGACCGGCCGCACCAGATCGACGAGAAGCACCAGCTGCTCGAATCGATCGACGACTGGAACCGGCGCACGCTGTGGCCCAAGGTCTACAGCCACACGCACGACGACGGCACCGTCCGCCTGATCGGCGAGGCGCAGATGCTGATCGGCACGGGCGTCAGCCTGGAGCACTTCGTGTCGTCGACGGTCAGCTGGGTGCGGGCCGCCATCGAGTTCGACAAGTGGCTCGTCGAGCAGCTCGGCCTGGAGCAGGAGATCGACGACGCCGAGAAGCCGCAAGAGGACGAGTAG
- a CDS encoding DUF2617 family protein, with protein MLTTLNTAYTDTRAADLAWALGCEPLPALATLDIELADAKLQLRLLGASHQVLLEEERGTCSETVACIAGSSSPLPLGVAKRAGDWEYEFAARVETLSRGSFAGRAQELLALVADHPNGLAGVFPGSPHAFTAMLAQRHEGQVHWRTWHAYPQEGQLVATRTKVGVRVPATL; from the coding sequence ATGCTCACGACCCTCAACACCGCCTATACCGACACGCGCGCGGCCGACCTCGCCTGGGCCCTCGGATGCGAACCACTGCCCGCGCTCGCCACCCTCGACATCGAACTTGCCGACGCGAAACTGCAGTTGAGACTGCTGGGCGCGTCCCACCAGGTGCTCCTTGAGGAGGAGCGGGGCACGTGTTCGGAGACCGTCGCCTGTATCGCGGGCAGCAGCTCACCGCTGCCGCTCGGCGTCGCCAAACGGGCGGGCGACTGGGAGTACGAGTTCGCCGCGCGCGTGGAGACGCTGTCGCGCGGCTCCTTCGCCGGCCGGGCCCAGGAGTTGCTCGCCCTCGTCGCCGACCATCCGAACGGACTGGCGGGGGTCTTCCCCGGCAGCCCGCACGCCTTCACCGCGATGCTCGCGCAGCGCCACGAGGGCCAGGTGCACTGGCGCACCTGGCACGCGTACCCCCAGGAGGGTCAACTGGTCGCCACGCGCACGAAGGTGGGCGTACGGGTGCCCGCGACCCTCTAG
- a CDS encoding helix-turn-helix domain-containing protein, which yields MASSARAGARTDQTYRAAGLREFAGWIEELLRARGYDIDSPRGGGRSKLADDAGVHRAAVSRLLQRQSMPDLETMRRIAAVLGVPLREMLIRSGRLTEDDLPLTGAGRPVDGEESLWLSPEEAACRMGVPPELRELFARVARQFLPEGA from the coding sequence ATGGCTTCGAGCGCGCGGGCCGGGGCCCGTACGGATCAGACGTACCGGGCCGCGGGGCTGCGGGAGTTCGCCGGCTGGATCGAGGAGCTGCTGCGCGCCCGGGGCTACGACATCGACAGCCCGCGCGGCGGCGGCCGTTCGAAACTGGCCGACGACGCCGGGGTGCACCGGGCCGCCGTGAGCAGGCTGCTCCAGCGGCAGTCCATGCCCGACCTGGAGACGATGCGGCGCATCGCGGCCGTACTCGGCGTCCCCCTGCGGGAGATGCTCATCCGCTCGGGCCGGCTGACCGAGGACGATCTGCCGCTCACGGGCGCGGGCCGCCCCGTGGACGGGGAGGAGTCCTTGTGGCTCAGCCCCGAGGAGGCGGCCTGCCGGATGGGGGTCCCGCCCGAACTGCGGGAACTGTTCGCCAGGGTGGCACGGCAGTTCCTGCCGGAGGGCGCTTGA
- a CDS encoding pyridoxamine 5'-phosphate oxidase family protein has protein sequence MASYPVNPRDPGDSYLAFWRERHVCTLSTFRPDGTPHVVPVGVTYDPEAGLARVIASKSSKKVRNVLAAGPDGMRVAVCQFQGRRWATLEGRATVSGDPERVAEAERRYAERYSRTPSPNPARVVIEIALTAGMGNC, from the coding sequence ATGGCCTCGTACCCCGTGAACCCGCGCGATCCCGGCGACTCCTATCTCGCCTTCTGGCGGGAACGCCATGTGTGCACCCTGAGCACCTTCCGTCCCGACGGCACCCCGCACGTGGTGCCCGTCGGCGTTACATACGATCCCGAGGCCGGTCTGGCTCGGGTCATCGCCTCCAAGTCCAGCAAGAAGGTACGCAACGTACTGGCCGCGGGGCCCGACGGGATGCGGGTCGCCGTCTGCCAGTTCCAGGGGCGGCGGTGGGCGACGCTGGAGGGGCGCGCGACGGTGTCCGGGGACCCGGAGCGGGTCGCGGAGGCGGAGCGCCGCTATGCCGAGCGCTACAGCAGGACGCCGTCGCCCAATCCGGCCCGGGTGGTCATCGAGATCGCCCTGACGGCCGGGATGGGCAACTGCTGA
- a CDS encoding polyamine aminopropyltransferase, whose translation MIEPHAPAPPGTAPPPRRGAGQARLPVRPATGRFLVLAGVFVCAACGLVYELELVALASYLIGDSITQASVVLSVMVFAMGIGSLLAKRLRCRAAAGFGAVEALLALVGGCSAMALYAVFAWTGDWGGAWANGSSCLLVGFSLAIGLLIGAEVPLLMELIQRVRRQDAGGAVADLFAADYVGALAGGLAFPFLLLPLLGQLTATLITGTVNALAGAALVLGLFRQDLTRRVRWLLVVANLLVLALLASAAVLVDDFERSARHAMYGRDVRVAMHTDVHDVVLTGGTDGSRLDLYLDGRLRVSGSDERRYHEALVHPAMNGPHARVLVLGGGDGLAVREVLRHRGVRRVDVVELDTQFVELARTDPALSALNGHAYGDPRVRVVAADAFGWLRQAPRAAYDVVVSDLPDPENTSSTKLYSQEFYGLAREVLGVGGRLVVHAGPVAARPRVFWTVDATVRAAGLRTVPYSVGGRDSEATDGARVPHDWGYVLASRALPRLRTAAGAPGVPSLQAGVRAAARTRLGGLPPSTLVHPRYAD comes from the coding sequence ATGATCGAGCCGCACGCGCCCGCCCCGCCCGGTACGGCCCCGCCGCCCCGCCGCGGCGCGGGCCAGGCGCGTCTGCCGGTCAGGCCCGCCACCGGCCGGTTCCTCGTCCTCGCCGGCGTGTTCGTCTGCGCCGCCTGCGGACTGGTGTACGAGCTGGAACTGGTCGCCCTCGCCTCGTACTTGATCGGCGACTCCATCACCCAGGCCTCCGTCGTCCTGTCCGTGATGGTCTTCGCGATGGGCATCGGCTCGCTCCTCGCCAAACGGCTGCGCTGTCGCGCCGCGGCCGGCTTCGGCGCCGTGGAGGCCCTGCTCGCCCTCGTCGGCGGCTGCAGCGCGATGGCCCTGTACGCCGTCTTCGCCTGGACCGGCGACTGGGGCGGCGCCTGGGCGAACGGCTCCAGCTGCCTCCTCGTCGGCTTCTCCCTCGCCATCGGGCTGCTCATCGGCGCCGAGGTGCCCCTCCTGATGGAACTGATCCAGCGCGTACGCAGACAGGACGCGGGCGGCGCCGTCGCCGACCTGTTCGCCGCGGACTACGTGGGCGCGCTGGCCGGCGGACTCGCGTTCCCGTTCCTGCTGCTGCCCCTGCTCGGCCAGCTGACCGCGACACTGATCACCGGGACGGTCAACGCGCTCGCCGGCGCCGCGCTCGTGCTGGGCCTGTTCCGGCAGGACCTGACCCGGCGCGTGCGCTGGCTGCTCGTCGTCGCCAACCTCCTCGTCCTCGCGCTGCTCGCCTCGGCCGCCGTCCTCGTCGACGACTTCGAGCGGTCCGCGCGGCACGCGATGTACGGCCGGGACGTCCGGGTCGCGATGCACACCGACGTCCACGACGTCGTCCTCACCGGCGGCACCGACGGCAGCCGGCTCGACCTCTACCTCGACGGCCGGCTGCGGGTCAGCGGCAGCGACGAGCGCCGCTACCACGAGGCCCTCGTGCACCCCGCGATGAACGGTCCCCACGCGCGCGTGCTCGTCCTCGGCGGCGGCGACGGGCTCGCCGTCCGCGAGGTGCTGCGGCACCGGGGCGTACGGCGGGTCGACGTCGTCGAACTCGACACCCAGTTCGTGGAGTTGGCCCGCACCGACCCGGCGCTGTCCGCGCTCAACGGTCACGCGTACGGGGATCCGCGGGTGCGGGTCGTCGCCGCGGACGCGTTCGGCTGGCTACGGCAGGCCCCGCGGGCCGCGTACGACGTGGTCGTCTCCGATCTGCCCGACCCCGAGAACACGTCCAGTACGAAGCTGTACTCGCAGGAGTTCTACGGGCTGGCCCGCGAGGTGCTCGGCGTCGGCGGGCGGCTCGTCGTGCACGCGGGGCCCGTGGCGGCGCGGCCGCGCGTGTTCTGGACGGTCGACGCGACGGTACGGGCGGCGGGGCTGCGGACCGTGCCGTACTCGGTCGGCGGCCGTGACTCCGAGGCGACGGACGGGGCGCGGGTTCCGCACGACTGGGGGTACGTGCTCGCGTCGCGTGCCCTGCCGCGGCTGCGGACGGCGGCGGGGGCGCCGGGGGTGCCGTCCCTCCAGGCGGGCGTCCGGGCGGCGGCGCGCACCCGGCTGGGGGGACTGCCGCCCTCGACGCTGGTGCACCCGAGATACGCCGACTGA
- a CDS encoding dihydrofolate reductase family protein — MRKIVLSMSVSLDGFFEGPNREIDWHLISDELHRHLNERIGTLGGFLTGRVSHELMAEYWPTADQDPDAPEPVRAFAEIWRTMPKIVYSRTLDKADWNATVVREVAPDVIRALKEQPGGDLAVGGAELAAEFRRHDLIDEYLIYVHPVLLGHGRPLFRDTDALAHLRLVESRSFDNGVVLLHYTREGAERAARTRAESV, encoded by the coding sequence ATGCGAAAGATCGTCCTGAGCATGTCCGTCTCCCTCGACGGTTTCTTCGAGGGCCCGAACCGCGAGATCGACTGGCATCTGATCAGCGACGAACTGCACCGGCACCTCAACGAACGCATCGGCACCCTGGGCGGCTTCCTGACCGGCCGCGTCTCCCACGAACTGATGGCGGAGTACTGGCCCACCGCCGACCAGGACCCCGACGCCCCGGAGCCCGTCCGCGCGTTCGCCGAGATCTGGCGGACCATGCCGAAGATCGTCTACTCACGCACGCTGGACAAGGCCGACTGGAACGCGACCGTCGTACGGGAGGTGGCGCCCGATGTCATCAGGGCGCTCAAGGAGCAGCCGGGCGGGGACCTCGCGGTCGGCGGGGCGGAACTGGCGGCGGAGTTCCGGCGCCACGACCTGATCGACGAGTACCTGATCTACGTACACCCGGTGCTCCTCGGACACGGCCGCCCCCTCTTCCGCGACACCGACGCGCTCGCTCACCTGCGCCTGGTCGAGTCCCGCAGCTTCGACAACGGGGTGGTGCTGCTGCACTACACGCGCGAGGGCGCGGAACGGGCCGCGCGGACACGGGCGGAGTCCGTCTGA
- a CDS encoding pyridoxal phosphate-dependent aminotransferase: MAVMTSSSRRPLLNRRLAEFGTTIFAEMSALALSTGSINLGQGFPDTDGPEEVREAAVRALRDGRGNQYPPGPGVPELRAAIAAHQERRYGLTCDPGTEVLVTAGATEAIAATLLALVEPGDEVIALEPYYDSYAACIAMAGGTRVPVTLRPHEETGDDGTVRRRFRLDLDELRDAVTDNTRLLLINTPHNPTGTVLTREELTAIAELAVERDLLVVTDEVYEHLVFDEAEHVPLATLPGMRGRTVTIGSAGKTFSFTGWKVGWVTASPELVTAVRSAKQFLTYVSSGPFQYAVAEALALPDTYFEAFRADMLAKRDLLSAGLAEAGFGVFTPAGTYFVTTDIRPLGESDGFAFCRALPERAGVVAIPNAVFYDHRDAGAPFVRFAFCKQTSVLEEAVSRLKTLAG; the protein is encoded by the coding sequence ATGGCCGTCATGACCTCCAGTTCACGCCGCCCCCTCCTCAACCGCCGTCTCGCCGAGTTCGGTACGACGATCTTCGCCGAGATGTCGGCCCTCGCCCTGAGTACCGGGTCGATCAATCTCGGTCAGGGCTTCCCCGACACGGACGGACCCGAGGAGGTCCGGGAGGCGGCCGTGCGGGCGCTGCGCGACGGGCGCGGGAACCAGTACCCGCCGGGGCCGGGCGTCCCCGAGCTGCGTGCGGCGATCGCCGCGCACCAGGAGCGCCGGTACGGGCTCACCTGCGACCCCGGCACCGAGGTCCTCGTCACGGCGGGCGCGACCGAGGCCATCGCGGCCACCCTGCTGGCCCTGGTGGAGCCCGGCGACGAGGTGATCGCCCTGGAGCCGTACTACGACTCGTACGCGGCCTGCATCGCGATGGCGGGCGGTACGCGCGTGCCGGTCACCCTGCGGCCGCACGAGGAGACCGGGGACGACGGGACCGTGCGGCGACGGTTCCGGCTGGACCTCGACGAGCTGCGCGACGCGGTCACGGACAACACCCGGCTGCTGCTGATCAACACCCCGCACAACCCGACCGGCACGGTCCTCACCCGCGAGGAGCTGACCGCGATCGCCGAGCTGGCCGTCGAGCGGGATCTGCTGGTCGTCACCGACGAGGTGTACGAGCACCTGGTCTTCGACGAGGCCGAGCACGTACCGCTCGCGACCCTGCCCGGGATGCGCGGGCGCACGGTCACCATCGGGAGCGCCGGCAAGACGTTCTCGTTCACCGGCTGGAAGGTCGGCTGGGTGACCGCCTCACCCGAACTGGTGACGGCGGTCCGCTCGGCGAAGCAGTTCCTCACGTACGTGTCCTCCGGGCCCTTCCAGTACGCGGTCGCCGAGGCGCTGGCTCTGCCCGACACGTACTTCGAGGCGTTCCGCGCGGACATGCTGGCCAAGCGGGACCTGCTGAGCGCGGGGCTCGCGGAGGCCGGCTTCGGGGTCTTCACGCCCGCCGGGACGTACTTCGTCACCACCGACATCCGGCCGCTGGGCGAGAGCGACGGCTTCGCGTTCTGCCGCGCGCTGCCGGAGCGCGCCGGGGTCGTCGCGATCCCGAACGCGGTCTTCTACGACCACCGGGACGCCGGCGCACCCTTCGTCCGCTTCGCGTTCTGCAAGCAGACGTCGGTACTGGAGGAGGCGGTGAGCCGCCTCAAGACGCTCGCCGGTTGA